The following proteins are encoded in a genomic region of Channa argus isolate prfri chromosome 3, Channa argus male v1.0, whole genome shotgun sequence:
- the slit2 gene encoding slit homolog 2 protein isoform X5: MVGALSPVGPGRSPVTALGLLAAVLVLASEATGQPCPAQCSCTGTTVDCHGQGLRSVPRNIPRNTERLDLNANNLTKITKADFAGLRHLRVLQLMENKITTIERGAFQDLKELERLRLNRNNLAVFPELLFLGTTKLYRLDLSENQIQGVPRKAFRGAVEIKNLQMDYNHISCIEDGAFRALRDLEVLTLNNNNISRLSVASFNHMPKLRTFRLHSNNLQCDCHVAWLSEWLRQRPRLGLYTQCMAPPHLRGHNVAEVQKKEFVCTGHQSSSSSSCSVLQCPESCTCSNNIVDCRGKGLTEIPTNLPETITEIRLEQNAIKVIPAGAFSPYKKLRRIDLSNNQISELASDAFQGLRSLNSLVLYGNKITEISKGLFEGLFSLQLLLLNANKIACLRVDAFQDLHNLNLLSLYDNKLQTIAKGTFSSLRAIQTLHLAQNPFICDCHLKWLADYLQDNPIETSGARCTSPRRLANKRIGQIKSKKFRCSAREQYFIPGTEDYRSKLGGDCFADLACPEKCRCEGTTVDCSNQKLTKIPDHIPQYTAELRLNNNEFSVLEATGIFKKLPQLRKINLSNNRISDIEEGTFEGATGVNELILTSNRLENIHHRMLKGLSGLRTLMLRSNRISCVSNSSFVGLSSVRLLSLYDNQITSMNPGAFDTLHSLSTLNLLANPFNCNCHLAWLGDWLRRKRIVTGNPRCQSPYFLKEIPIQDVAVQDFACEDGNDENSCSPVLRCPAECSCLDTVVRCSNKGLTTLPKGLPKETTELYLDGNHFTQVPVELSNYKHLTLIDLSNNQISTLSNHSLSNMSELLTLILSYNRLRCIPVRAFDGLKSLRLLSLHGNDISLIPEGAFKDLSALSHLALGANPLYCDCHMQWLSDWVKSGYKEPGIARCAGPGDMTDKLLLTTPSKKFTCTGPVDISIQAKCEPCLSNPCKNDGTCSDDPVHYYRCTCPYGFKGQNCEEPIHACISNPCQNGGTCHLKEGEGSNFWCVCPEGFEGDACEINIDDCEDNDCENNSTCIDGINNYTCMCSPEYTAATNEVERGELCEEKLDFCAPELNPCQHDSKCILTPKGYKCECNPGYVGEHCELDYNDCEENKCQNGGQCIDAINGYTCVCPEGYSGLFCEFSPPMVLPRTSPCDNHECLNGAQCVIMGSDPHCQCVHGYEGERCETLVSVNFVNRESYLQLPSSLLSPQTNISLQIATDEDSGVLLYKGDNDHIAMELYRGRLRVSYDTGSYPPSAIYSVETVNDGSFHGVELVASDQTLSLSIDGGPPKSINSLSKQSTLNIDSPLYVGGMPERASASGGLSALQHSSGGRNGSSFHGCLRNLYINGKLQDLGAGLGPGVPGSVTAQSTSRQWLGHGVEPGCQPCQRGACIQGECHSTGHRGFTCTCHPGWTGTLCDQQVNNPCDGNKCIHGTCLPINSYSYSCRCQPGFAGVLCDEQDQDAAHPCSLSRCKHGKCRVSGLGKAYCECNSGYTGEACDRASPELPHNPTRGVTQRWPAEGNGSEMSTRDSKATRRAKPRRRSPA; the protein is encoded by the exons tgATCTTAGCGAGAACCAGATACAGGGGGTTCCAAGGAAAGCCTTCAGAGGAGCAGTGGAGATCAAGAACCT CCAGATGGACTACAACCACATCAGCTGTATTGAAGATGGAGCGTTCAGAGCATTACGTGACCTGGAAGTGCT cacgctcaacaacaacaacatcagtcGACTGTCCGTAGCCAGTTTCAACCACATGCCAAAGCTAAGGACCTT TCGCTTGCACTCCAACAACCTGCAGTGTGACTGCCATGTTGCCTGGCTGTCAGAGTGGCTGCGACAGCGCCCCCGTCTGGGCCTTTACACACAGTGCATGGCCCCACCGCACTTGAGAGGGCACAATGTGGCTGAGGTGCAGAAGAAGGAGTTTGTCTGCACAG GTCACCAGTCATCATCGTCTTCCTCCTGCAGTGTGTTACAGTGTCCAGAGTCTTGCACCTGCAGTAATAACATTGTGGACTGCAGAGGGAAGGGACTGACAGAAATACCCACCAACCTGCCTGAAACTATTACTGAGAT ACGACTGGAGCAGAACGCCATCAAGGTGATCCCAGCTGGGGCCTTTTCTCCTTATAAGAAGCTACGCAGGAT AGACTTGAGTAACAACCAGATATCAGAGCTGGCCTCAGACGCCTTCCAGGGTCTGCGCTCCCTTAACTCTCT GGTGCTATATGGGAACAAGATCACTGAGATTTCCAAAGGACTGTTTGAGGGACTCTTTTCTCTGCAGCTATT GTTATTGAATGCTAATAAGATAGCGTGTCTGCGTGTAGATGCATTTCAGGACCTCCACAACCTCAATCTGCTCTCATTATATGACAACAAGCTTCAGACCATCGCCAAGGGAACCTTCTCATCACTAAGAGCCATACAAACACT CCACTTAGCCCAGAACCCATTTATCTGTGACTGCCATCTGAAGTGGCTGGCAGACTACCTGCAGGACAATCCCATCGAAACAAGTGGTGCCCGCTGCACCAGCCCCCGACGGCTCGCCAACAAACGAATCGGACAAATCAAGAGCAAGAAGTTCCGCTGCTCAG CTAGAGAACAATATTTCATCCCAG GTACTGAGGATTACCGCAGCAAGCTAGGCGGAGACTGCTTCGCTGACCTGGCTTGCCCCGAGAAGTGCCGATGTGAGGGCACTACGGTCGACTGCTCCAACCAGAAACTCACCAAAATACCAGATCACATTCCTCAGTACACCGCCGAACT GCGTCTGAACAACAATGAATTCTCTGTGCTTGAGGCGACTGGGATCTTCAAAAAGTTGCCTCAGCTGAGGAAGAT caACCTGAGTAATAACCGCATCTCTGACATAGAGGAGGGAACATTTGAAGGAGCCACAGGGGTCAATGAGCTGATTCTGACCTCCAACAGACTGGAAAACATACACCACCGTATGCTGAAGGGACTGAGTGGCCTCCGCACACT TATGTTAAGGAGTAATCGCATCAGCTGTGTGAGTAACAGCAGCTTCGTGGGATTGAGCTCGGTGCGTCTCCTGTCACTCTACGACAACCAGATCACGTCCATGAACCCCGGAGCCTTCGACACACTGCACTCCCTGTCTACACT CAACCTTCTGGCCAATCCTTTCAACTGTAACTGTCACCTGGCTTGGCTCGGTGATTGGCTGCGAAGAAAACGCATCGTCACTGGAAACCCTCGCTGCCAGAGTCCGTACTTCCTGAAGGAGATCCCCATCCAGGACGTAGCTGTACAGGACTTTGCCTGTGAAGACG GTAACGATGAAAACAGCTGTTCTCCAGTGCTGAGGTGTCCAGCCGAGTGTTCCTGTCTGGACACTGTGGTGCGCTGCAGCAACAAGGGTCTCACCACTCTGCCCAAAGGTTTGCCCAAAGAGACCACCGAGCT gtaTCTGGATGGTAACCACTTCACTCAGGTTCCCGTGGAGCTCTCCAATTACAAACACTTAACACTCAT TGATTTGAGTAACAACCAGATCAGCACGTTGTCGAACCACAGCCTCAGTAACATGTCTGAGCTGCTTACCCT AATACTGAGCTACAATCGCCTGCGGTGCATACCAGTGAGGGCATTCGATGGACTCAAGTCTCTGCGTTTGCT ATCTCTCCATGGTAACGACATATCGTTGATACCAGAGGGAGCCTTCAAAGACCTGTCAGCGCTCTCTCACCT GGCTCTTGGTGCAAACCCTCTGTACTGTGATTGCCACATGCAGTGGCTTTCAGACTGGGTAAAGAGCGGCTACAAGGAGCCTGGCATAGCCCGCTGTGCCGGCCCAGGTGACATGACCGACAAACTGCTGCTTACCACACCCTCCAAGAAGTTCACCTGCACAG GCCCAGTGGATATTAGTATCCAGGCTAAGTGTGAGCCCTGCCTGTCTAACCCCTGCAAGAATGATGGTACATGCTCCGATGACCCTGTCCACTACTACCGCTGCACCTGCCCCTATGGATttaag ggccAGAACTGCGAGGAACCGATTCATGCCTGCATCAGTAACCCATGCCAGAACGGTGGAACTTGCCACCTGAAGGAAGGAGAAGGAAGCAACTTCTG GTGCGTGTGTCCGGAGGGCTTTGAAGGTGACGCGTGTGAGATCAACATTGACGACTGTGAAGATAACGACTGTGAGAACAACTCTACCTGCATTGATGGAATCAACAACTACACATGCATGTGCTCACCAGAATACACAG CTGCTACCAATGAGGTGGAGAGAG GGGAGCTGTGTGAGGAGAAACTGGATTTCTGTGCACCAGAGCTGAACCCATGTCAGCATGACTCAAAGTGTATTCTGACCCCTAAGGGATACAA aTGTGAGTGCAATCCAGGTTATGTAGGTGAGCACTGTGAGTTGGACTATAACGACTGTGAAGAGAACAAGTGTCAGAATGGAGGTCAGTGCATTGATGCCATCAACGGCTACACCTGCGTCTGTCCAGAGGGTTACAG TGGGTTATTCTGCGAGTTCTCTCCTCCGATGGTCCTTCCTCGCACCAGCCCCTGTGACAACCACGAATGCCTCAATGGTGCCCAGTGTGTGATTATGGGATCAGACCCTCATTGCCAGTGTGTCCACGGCTATGAGGGCGAACGCTGTGAGACACTTGTCAGTGTCAACTTTGTCAACCGCGAGTCCTACCTGCAGCTACCCTCCAGTCTCCTCTCACCACAGACCAACATCAGCCTACAG atTGCTACAGATGAGGACAGTGGTGTTTTATTGTATAAAGGGGACAATGATCACATTGCCATGGAGCTGTACAGGGGACGCCTCAGGGTCAGCTATGATACTGGATCCTACCCTCCTTCTGCTATATACAg tGTGGAGACAGTGAATGATGGCAGTTTCCATGGTGTGGAATTAGTAGCATCAGATCagactctgtctctgtccattgATGGTGGGCCACCCAAATCTATCAACTCCCTCAGCAAACAGTCGACACTCAACATAGATTCTCCACTTTATGTAGGAG GGATGCCAGAGCGGGCCTCAGCCTCCGGGGGACTCTCTGCCCTGCAGCACAGCTCAGGTGGACGTAACGGCAGCAGTTTCCATGGCTGCCTCCGTAACCTGTACATCAATGGGAAGCTCCAAGACTTAGGGGCTGGGCTTGGCCCTGGGGTTCCAGGCTCTGTGACTGCACAAAGCACCTCCAGACAGTGGCTGGGCCACGGAGTGGAGCCTGGCTGCCAGCCTTGCCAGAGAGGTGCCTGCATCCAGGGTGAGTGCCACTCCACAGGGCACCGTGGCTTCACCTGCACCTGCCACCCCGGCTGGACAGGAACACTGTGTGACCAGCAGGTCAACAATCCCTGTGATGGCAACAA GTGTATCCACGGTACCTGTCTTCCAATCAACTCCTACTCCTACTCCTGCCGCTGCCAGCCTGGTTTTGCTGGCGTACTCTGTGACGAGCAGGACCAGGACGCAGCTCACCCCTGCAGTCTGTCTCGCTGCAAACATGGCAAATGCAGAGTGTCGGGCCTTGGCAAAGCATACTGCGAGTGTAACAGTGGTTATACAGGAGAGGCGTGTGACAGAG CATCTCCTGAGCTTCCTCACAACCCCACAAGGGGAGTAACTCAG AGATGGCCTGCCGAGGGGAACGGGTCCGAGATGTCTACCAGAGACAGCAAGGCTACGCGGCGTGCCAAACCCAGGAGAAGATCTCCCGCCTAG